Proteins encoded in a region of the Mucilaginibacter sabulilitoris genome:
- a CDS encoding carbamoyltransferase family protein — protein sequence MRHLSTLYSKRMYILGISAFFHDSAACLLKDDQIVAAAQEERFSRIKNDEGFPACAIRYCLQAGNIGLNEIDHIVFYEKSFLKFERLVETYLAFAPKGFFSFIKSMPVWLKKKLFLKKTILQGLKSIDESWNSSSLNLLFSTHHLSHAASVFYPSPFESAVILTLDGVGEWITTSVSTGNGNKIKFHKEIKFPHSIGLLYSSFTYYLGFKVNCDEYKVMGLAPYGKPIFAELIFEELIDLKPDGSFRLNLKYFTYCTGLTMTGAALEKLFGAPRRKPTDQITQFHMDIASSIQTATEQIMLKITRALYLEFRLENLCLAGGVALNCVANSKVLQQSGFKDIWVQPAAGDAGGALGAAYTVYHDYLESSRKSTFPSDKMQNALLGPSFEDYEIKTELLKQETVFEELTKDNYYSAVADEIARGKVVGYFRGRMEFGPRALGSRSILADPRNPHMQAILNQKIKFRESFRPFAPAILEEHASFYFEKVGNSPYMLLVADIAKGVRLPLNNEENALCGFDRLNQVRSNIPAVTHVDYSARVQTVHSENHPDFYNLITAFFNLTGCPLVINTSFNRMDEPIVNTVTEALTCFLHTNMDILVIGSFLIRK from the coding sequence TTGCGCCATTTATCTACACTTTATTCTAAGCGCATGTATATTCTTGGGATTTCAGCATTCTTTCATGATAGTGCCGCCTGTCTTTTGAAAGATGATCAAATCGTCGCAGCCGCACAGGAAGAGCGGTTTAGCCGAATAAAAAACGATGAGGGCTTCCCGGCATGTGCTATCCGTTATTGCCTGCAGGCCGGTAATATCGGGCTAAATGAGATTGATCATATCGTTTTTTATGAAAAGTCATTTTTGAAATTTGAACGGTTAGTGGAAACCTATCTTGCCTTTGCGCCTAAAGGTTTCTTTTCATTCATCAAATCGATGCCGGTTTGGTTAAAGAAAAAGCTTTTTTTAAAAAAGACTATACTACAAGGCCTGAAAAGCATCGATGAATCGTGGAATTCTTCAAGCCTCAATTTATTATTTAGTACGCACCACCTTTCCCACGCGGCTTCCGTATTCTATCCCTCACCCTTTGAAAGCGCGGTGATATTGACATTAGATGGGGTTGGCGAATGGATAACTACTTCCGTATCAACGGGCAACGGCAATAAAATAAAATTTCACAAGGAAATCAAATTCCCGCATTCTATCGGGCTGTTATATTCTTCATTTACCTATTACCTGGGCTTTAAGGTGAATTGTGATGAATATAAGGTTATGGGATTAGCTCCTTATGGTAAACCTATCTTCGCTGAACTTATTTTCGAAGAGTTGATAGACTTAAAACCAGACGGGTCATTCCGGTTAAACTTGAAGTATTTCACTTACTGTACCGGGCTTACTATGACGGGGGCTGCTTTAGAAAAGCTTTTTGGCGCCCCGCGCCGTAAGCCAACCGATCAAATTACGCAGTTCCATATGGATATCGCCAGTTCTATACAAACCGCAACAGAGCAGATCATGTTAAAAATAACACGTGCCCTCTATCTGGAATTTCGCCTTGAAAACCTTTGCCTTGCTGGAGGGGTTGCGCTAAATTGTGTGGCTAATAGTAAGGTACTTCAACAATCCGGATTCAAAGATATCTGGGTTCAGCCTGCTGCCGGTGACGCCGGGGGAGCATTGGGAGCCGCATATACAGTATACCATGATTATTTAGAAAGCTCACGGAAGAGTACATTCCCCTCGGACAAAATGCAAAATGCCTTACTTGGGCCATCTTTTGAAGATTACGAGATAAAAACTGAGCTGTTAAAGCAAGAAACTGTTTTTGAAGAACTAACCAAAGACAACTATTACAGCGCTGTTGCAGATGAGATTGCCCGGGGCAAAGTCGTTGGCTATTTCAGGGGCAGAATGGAATTCGGCCCGAGGGCGCTTGGTTCAAGAAGTATACTCGCTGACCCAAGGAATCCTCACATGCAAGCCATTCTTAATCAAAAAATAAAATTCAGAGAATCTTTTCGACCTTTCGCCCCAGCTATTTTAGAAGAACATGCTTCTTTCTATTTCGAAAAAGTCGGCAATAGTCCATATATGTTACTGGTTGCTGATATCGCCAAAGGGGTAAGATTACCGCTTAATAATGAAGAAAATGCGTTGTGCGGATTTGATCGGTTAAACCAAGTACGATCAAATATCCCGGCTGTGACTCATGTAGATTATTCCGCAAGAGTTCAGACAGTCCACAGTGAAAACCACCCTGATTTCTACAACTTGATAACTGCTTTTTTTAATCTTACCGGATGCCCGTTAGTGATCAATACGTCTTTCAACCGGATGGATGAACCCATTGTCAATACAGTGACCGAGGCGTTAACTTGCTTCTTACATACAAACATGGACATTTTGGTAATTGGAAGTTTTCTTATCAGGAAATAG
- a CDS encoding protein-disulfide reductase DsbD family protein translates to MKKIIVKLAIILAAIVTASFTGQTQPVLKWGFSCKKTGPSAYNIKAMATLPNGWYVYGINNNVEGLTPPAFKFQYEKVHIESGPTFGSFAAALKDPLFEGKSTNIYKGNISISVQVAVDGIVPPDFKGTLTIFASNGKEFYPMDVDFQIPVAGVARSNADQPQIRIASIDLQSPISGCGGYTMEKKSLLAIFLLGFAGGLIALLTPCVFPIVPLTVSFFTKASPNRKVAIKNGMVFGLFIFLIYILMSVPFHILGNVNPEIFNTISTNAWLNLAFFTIFIFFALSFFGFFEITLPSSVVNKTDEKSSITNLGGIFFMSLTLAVVSFSCTGPILGSLLVGSLSGGAWPLTAGLAGFGIALALPFTVFAIFPGMLKSLPKSGGWLDTVKKVLAFIEVALALKFLSNADLVMHWGVLKREVFLITWIVIALGLAMYSFGILRLPHDYKGQKSSIGRKVIGIIALVFAAYLIPGALPGDKTNMQLLSGFPPPLTYSIYNKSVGDNSRLEANVINDYEKALKLSDSLHKPLLIDFTGWACVNCRKMEENVWSQSAVNTYIKENYILVSLYVDDRAKLPVLERFTFETKDKNKKDILTYGDRWATFEAENFGQVSQPLYAIVDNKQRLVNNPIGYTPSVHEYLNWLKCGKTTFNGTLANNEDGK, encoded by the coding sequence ATGAAAAAGATCATTGTCAAACTTGCTATAATATTGGCGGCAATTGTAACGGCTTCATTTACAGGTCAGACGCAGCCAGTGTTAAAATGGGGGTTTTCCTGCAAAAAAACAGGCCCTTCAGCCTACAACATAAAGGCGATGGCAACATTGCCCAATGGATGGTATGTTTATGGCATAAACAATAACGTAGAAGGGCTTACTCCGCCAGCTTTTAAATTTCAATATGAAAAGGTGCATATCGAATCTGGTCCAACTTTTGGCTCTTTTGCTGCAGCGCTGAAAGACCCGCTGTTTGAAGGTAAGTCAACAAACATTTATAAAGGAAACATTTCTATCTCAGTGCAAGTGGCAGTTGACGGCATTGTTCCTCCCGACTTTAAAGGCACGCTAACCATTTTCGCCAGTAATGGTAAGGAATTCTATCCTATGGATGTTGATTTTCAAATCCCTGTAGCCGGGGTTGCACGCTCCAATGCCGATCAGCCCCAAATAAGGATAGCGTCGATCGATCTGCAAAGCCCGATTTCCGGCTGTGGCGGTTATACAATGGAGAAAAAAAGCCTGCTGGCTATTTTTCTTTTGGGATTTGCCGGGGGGCTGATCGCATTGCTGACGCCTTGCGTTTTCCCGATAGTACCGCTAACGGTGTCATTTTTTACCAAAGCTTCGCCTAACAGGAAGGTTGCTATAAAGAATGGGATGGTCTTCGGGCTTTTTATTTTCCTGATATATATTTTGATGAGTGTCCCGTTTCATATCCTGGGAAACGTGAACCCTGAGATTTTCAATACCATTTCCACAAATGCGTGGCTTAACCTGGCGTTCTTCACCATATTTATCTTTTTCGCCCTATCTTTCTTCGGTTTTTTCGAGATCACATTGCCGAGTAGCGTTGTCAATAAAACAGATGAAAAGAGCAGCATTACCAATTTAGGCGGTATCTTTTTCATGTCGCTTACCTTAGCTGTGGTATCATTTTCCTGCACCGGGCCAATCCTGGGATCGCTGCTTGTGGGCTCATTGAGTGGAGGCGCGTGGCCGCTTACTGCCGGCCTTGCAGGCTTCGGTATCGCGTTGGCATTGCCATTTACTGTATTTGCCATTTTTCCCGGTATGCTCAAATCGCTGCCAAAATCAGGCGGCTGGCTGGATACTGTCAAGAAAGTACTGGCATTTATCGAAGTCGCCTTAGCGCTGAAATTTTTGTCGAATGCTGATCTGGTGATGCACTGGGGCGTACTAAAGCGCGAGGTATTCCTGATTACGTGGATAGTTATTGCGCTTGGTCTGGCAATGTACTCGTTCGGCATTTTAAGATTGCCCCATGATTATAAAGGACAAAAGAGCAGTATAGGCCGCAAGGTCATAGGCATTATTGCGCTGGTATTCGCGGCTTATTTAATTCCGGGCGCTTTGCCTGGTGATAAGACCAATATGCAGTTACTCAGCGGATTTCCGCCGCCACTTACCTACAGCATCTATAACAAAAGTGTCGGTGACAACAGCAGACTGGAGGCGAACGTGATCAATGACTACGAAAAGGCATTGAAACTGTCCGATTCCCTGCATAAGCCGCTGTTAATAGACTTTACAGGATGGGCTTGTGTCAATTGCCGGAAAATGGAGGAAAATGTCTGGAGCCAGTCTGCTGTGAACACCTACATCAAGGAGAATTATATTCTCGTATCCCTTTACGTCGATGACCGGGCAAAATTGCCCGTGCTCGAGCGCTTTACTTTCGAGACTAAGGATAAAAACAAGAAAGATATACTGACCTACGGCGACAGGTGGGCTACCTTTGAGGCAGAAAATTTCGGCCAGGTTTCCCAGCCCTTGTATGCCATAGTGGATAATAAGCAAAGACTTGTCAACAATCCCATCGGCTATACTCCAAGTGTACACGAATATCTGAACTGGCTTAAATGCGGAAAAACTACTTTCAACGGAACCTTAGCAAACAATGAAGATGGAAAATAA
- a CDS encoding sensor histidine kinase: MQMLRTQMNPHFIFNSLNSINRFILQNNKTDAAEYLTKFSRLVRMILQNSQNTIITLEDELNALRLYLELEMLRFDNRFSYNLTIENDVDISMIKVPPLIIQPFVENAIWHGLMPKETPGLVEIVITEADNMLITKVSDDGVGRAQAVPEENNHVKNHRSYGIDLTTQRIKIMYNETPSKAPVTINDLTDTEGNPAGTEVILILPICYD; this comes from the coding sequence ATGCAAATGCTGAGAACACAGATGAACCCGCATTTTATTTTCAACTCCCTCAACTCGATCAACCGTTTCATACTGCAAAATAATAAAACTGATGCCGCGGAATATCTGACTAAATTTTCTCGCCTGGTTCGGATGATATTACAAAATTCGCAAAACACTATAATTACCCTTGAAGACGAACTAAACGCGCTGAGGCTTTATCTTGAACTGGAAATGCTTAGGTTCGACAATCGTTTTTCTTATAACCTTACAATTGAAAATGATGTAGATATTTCGATGATAAAGGTACCGCCGCTTATTATACAACCATTCGTCGAGAATGCGATATGGCATGGATTGATGCCAAAGGAAACGCCCGGCCTTGTGGAAATTGTAATTACCGAAGCGGATAATATGCTAATAACGAAAGTAAGCGATGACGGGGTCGGTCGTGCTCAGGCCGTGCCGGAAGAGAACAACCATGTAAAAAACCATCGGTCTTACGGAATTGATTTGACAACCCAGCGCATTAAAATCATGTACAATGAAACGCCATCCAAAGCTCCCGTCACGATCAATGATTTGACCGATACAGAAGGGAATCCGGCAGGGACTGAAGTTATTTTAATTTTACCTATCTGCTATGATTAA
- a CDS encoding redoxin family protein, with protein MQLNYFRATGFGRIILMMAFVCLSIGIASAQLNSHPALAIGSAAPDFSLQGVDGKTYTLKSFVKSKFLVVIFTCNHCPTAQAYEDTIKKLVTDYTPKNVAFVAISPNDAGSIRLDEMGYTDLGDSFDEMKTRSKEKNFNFPYLFDGATSSASILYGPQATPHVFIFDQQRKLRYTGRIDDAFGVPGAAKSFDTKNTLNNLLANQPVKVEKTKTFGCSIKWPSKHDLVAAEAAKWKEEKVVLEKIGVDSLKALLANDTKNYRLVNVWATWCGPCVTEFPDFVTINRMYRLRNFETISISMDELGRTPAALSFLENKQASFKNYIADGNKDQIIDAINKDWQGALPYTALIAPGGKVIYSTQGAIDPYEMKKLIANSLGRVFDIPEQYKAQLK; from the coding sequence ATGCAACTAAACTACTTCCGGGCCACGGGCTTCGGCAGGATTATTTTGATGATGGCCTTCGTTTGCCTTTCAATCGGGATAGCATCAGCTCAATTAAATAGTCACCCTGCACTGGCAATTGGCTCAGCGGCCCCCGACTTTTCATTGCAGGGTGTTGACGGTAAAACCTATACCCTTAAAAGCTTTGTAAAAAGTAAATTCCTGGTTGTTATTTTCACCTGCAACCATTGCCCAACCGCACAGGCTTATGAGGATACGATTAAGAAACTGGTTACGGATTACACACCTAAAAATGTAGCGTTCGTTGCCATCTCGCCCAACGATGCCGGGTCCATCCGGTTAGATGAAATGGGTTATACCGACCTTGGTGACAGCTTTGATGAAATGAAGACCAGGTCGAAGGAGAAAAACTTTAATTTTCCTTACCTATTTGACGGTGCCACTTCAAGTGCTTCTATACTTTATGGCCCCCAGGCCACTCCGCACGTATTTATTTTTGACCAGCAAAGAAAATTGCGGTATACAGGCCGTATTGACGATGCCTTCGGCGTACCTGGCGCAGCAAAATCTTTTGATACAAAAAATACCTTAAATAACCTGCTGGCAAATCAGCCGGTTAAAGTTGAAAAGACCAAGACATTCGGATGCTCGATCAAATGGCCCTCAAAGCATGATCTTGTTGCCGCAGAAGCTGCAAAATGGAAAGAGGAGAAGGTAGTTCTGGAGAAAATTGGAGTTGACAGCCTGAAAGCACTGTTAGCGAATGATACAAAAAATTATAGGCTGGTAAATGTTTGGGCAACCTGGTGCGGTCCTTGTGTAACTGAGTTCCCTGATTTTGTTACAATAAACAGGATGTACAGGCTCCGCAATTTTGAAACAATCTCCATCAGTATGGATGAGTTAGGTCGTACGCCGGCAGCATTAAGCTTCCTGGAAAATAAACAGGCAAGTTTTAAGAATTATATCGCAGACGGCAACAAAGATCAGATCATAGATGCAATTAATAAAGATTGGCAAGGCGCCTTGCCTTATACAGCATTGATTGCACCGGGCGGAAAAGTGATCTACAGTACACAAGGCGCTATTGACCCTTATGAAATGAAGAAGTTGATTGCAAATTCTTTAGGACGTGTTTTTGATATTCCTGAACAATATAAGGCCCAGTTAAAATAG
- a CDS encoding sugar phosphate isomerase/epimerase family protein, which translates to MQNRRQFIITGLTGSLALAMTGFRLPGGTANTLPAPGVQLFTFFNVIDNNVAGTMHKVAETGVKNIESAFSKKGDYYGMPAKEFTGLLKSLRMSWRSHHVFGAPFKMPAGAKDADGKPMTIPPMKNLKDNLNEILEDASAGGLQYLVAAHLPIGTKDEIKFSLDILNQSAPACKKAGIQLVYHNEPADFKIVDGQIPYEVFLTQTDPDALKFELDIAWAIKAGQDPLQLFSRYPGRFPLWHIKDLSKDYTTVLPVGDGVLDNRKYFESAQKAGLQYYFIEHEAAAEPFPSIGKSIRTINSYKS; encoded by the coding sequence ATGCAAAACAGACGACAATTCATCATAACGGGCTTAACCGGCTCACTTGCACTTGCCATGACCGGTTTTCGCCTTCCCGGAGGCACCGCTAACACCCTCCCCGCTCCCGGAGTACAATTGTTCACCTTTTTCAATGTCATAGATAACAATGTTGCCGGCACAATGCATAAGGTAGCCGAAACTGGGGTTAAGAATATTGAATCTGCATTCAGCAAAAAAGGGGATTACTATGGGATGCCAGCCAAAGAATTTACCGGGTTATTGAAAAGCTTGAGAATGTCCTGGAGATCGCACCATGTCTTTGGGGCGCCTTTTAAAATGCCGGCAGGGGCAAAAGACGCGGACGGCAAGCCAATGACCATTCCTCCGATGAAGAACCTCAAGGATAATCTGAATGAGATCCTGGAGGATGCTTCGGCAGGCGGTTTACAATATCTTGTGGCTGCTCATTTACCCATAGGCACGAAGGATGAAATCAAATTTTCACTCGATATTTTAAATCAGTCTGCCCCGGCTTGTAAAAAGGCAGGTATACAATTGGTCTATCATAATGAGCCTGCCGACTTTAAGATAGTTGACGGTCAAATACCCTACGAGGTTTTTCTAACACAAACCGATCCGGACGCACTGAAGTTTGAACTGGACATCGCCTGGGCAATTAAGGCTGGGCAGGACCCTTTGCAATTGTTCAGCAGATACCCTGGGCGGTTCCCCTTGTGGCACATTAAAGACCTGAGCAAAGACTATACAACGGTGCTGCCTGTTGGCGACGGCGTGCTGGATAACCGAAAATATTTTGAATCTGCTCAGAAAGCCGGGTTACAATACTATTTTATTGAACATGAAGCCGCAGCAGAACCATTTCCAAGCATAGGTAAAAGTATCAGGACAATCAATTCCTATAAAAGCTAA
- the trxB gene encoding thioredoxin-disulfide reductase, whose protein sequence is MKMENNYIEHVTCLIIGSGPAGYTAAIYASRADLKPVLYTGLVAGGQLTQTTEVENYPGYPDGITGPAMMENFEKQAARLGTDIRFGYVTSVDFSSLPHKVIIDDSQIITADTIIISTGASAKWLGLESEQKYNGFGVSACAVCDGFFFRGHEVAIVGAGDTAVEEATYLAKLCKKVYMLVRRDEFRASKAMIHRVQNTHNIEVLYNTETKEIIGDGQVVTGVSIFNNKTAEERTLNVTGFFVAIGHHPNTEIFNAWINMDENGYIITQPGSSKTNIEGIFACGDAQDHVYRQAVTAAGTGCMAAIDAERYLSRKLIAEPTEVAVFIDSLKVLPIS, encoded by the coding sequence ATGAAGATGGAAAATAACTACATAGAACATGTGACATGCCTGATCATAGGTTCAGGTCCGGCGGGATATACTGCAGCCATTTATGCCTCCCGTGCAGATCTAAAGCCTGTGTTATACACGGGCTTGGTTGCCGGAGGACAATTGACTCAAACTACCGAAGTTGAAAACTATCCAGGCTATCCGGATGGAATTACAGGGCCAGCCATGATGGAGAATTTTGAGAAACAGGCAGCCCGCCTGGGTACGGATATTCGGTTTGGTTATGTGACATCAGTCGACTTTTCCAGCCTTCCGCATAAAGTTATAATAGACGACAGTCAAATCATCACGGCTGATACGATAATTATTTCTACGGGCGCTTCAGCCAAATGGCTTGGACTGGAATCAGAACAAAAATACAACGGTTTTGGTGTTTCAGCCTGTGCTGTTTGCGATGGGTTCTTTTTTCGCGGGCACGAGGTTGCTATCGTGGGGGCGGGGGATACCGCCGTTGAAGAGGCCACCTACCTTGCTAAACTTTGTAAAAAGGTATATATGCTGGTGCGTCGTGATGAGTTTCGTGCTTCAAAGGCCATGATACATCGGGTTCAAAATACCCACAATATCGAGGTGCTCTACAATACGGAAACCAAAGAGATCATTGGTGACGGACAGGTGGTGACCGGTGTAAGCATATTTAATAATAAAACCGCTGAGGAAAGAACACTAAATGTGACCGGATTTTTCGTCGCTATTGGCCATCATCCTAATACCGAAATATTCAATGCCTGGATCAATATGGACGAGAATGGATATATCATTACTCAGCCCGGATCAAGCAAAACAAACATCGAAGGCATTTTTGCTTGTGGCGATGCACAGGACCATGTTTACCGGCAAGCGGTGACAGCGGCGGGTACCGGTTGTATGGCGGCTATTGATGCTGAAAGATATCTAAGCAGAAAACTAATTGCGGAGCCGACAGAAGTGGCTGTTTTTATTGACAGTCTTAAGGTTTTACCTATTTCCTGA
- a CDS encoding protein-disulfide reductase DsbD domain-containing protein gives MKKLLSIILTLAVWLPLHAQNKPVSWNFSYKKVSAYTYNVFLSATVSEPWHIYSETTPAGGPVPTKITFSGNPLLKMNGQINEQGELKVVHDKNFGVDVKYFKGDVSFVQTIKVISKAKTSLHGTIEYMVCNDKKCLPPETIPFDIAIN, from the coding sequence ATGAAAAAGCTATTATCAATCATCCTCACGTTGGCTGTTTGGCTGCCATTGCATGCGCAAAACAAGCCGGTTAGCTGGAACTTCAGTTACAAAAAAGTTTCTGCTTACACCTATAATGTCTTTTTGTCTGCCACAGTTTCAGAACCCTGGCATATTTATTCCGAAACCACCCCGGCAGGTGGCCCTGTCCCAACCAAAATAACATTTAGCGGAAATCCGCTTCTGAAAATGAACGGCCAGATAAACGAGCAAGGCGAGCTCAAAGTAGTTCACGACAAAAACTTTGGAGTGGATGTCAAATATTTTAAAGGGGACGTAAGCTTTGTACAAACCATCAAGGTGATTTCAAAAGCCAAAACAAGTTTGCACGGCACTATTGAATACATGGTTTGCAACGACAAAAAGTGCCTCCCGCCTGAAACAATACCATTCGACATTGCCATAAATTAA
- a CDS encoding DUF5989 family protein, protein MEIIFEFLLFLKSRKRYWLIPLFVILFLLGFLLVLAQASALAPFIYTLF, encoded by the coding sequence ATGGAAATAATCTTTGAATTTTTACTGTTCCTTAAATCACGTAAGCGCTACTGGCTAATACCTTTATTTGTGATTTTGTTTTTACTGGGGTTTTTATTGGTATTGGCCCAGGCTTCGGCACTTGCGCCATTTATCTACACTTTATTCTAA
- a CDS encoding SxtJ family membrane protein encodes MKKYSPNKKFGLILGIGCVAFSIYLTISKHNHLLLLDVIGLTLLLAAWLFPDLLNPIRIFWDKVGKILGYLNSIIILSIVFFILLTPIGLLISLLKKKGIETKWQKESLSYWQASEQPEKDSFRRQF; translated from the coding sequence ATGAAGAAATACTCACCCAATAAAAAATTCGGACTGATACTCGGAATAGGCTGCGTAGCATTCAGTATATATTTAACAATCTCCAAGCACAACCACCTGTTATTACTTGATGTAATAGGACTGACATTGCTTTTAGCTGCATGGTTATTTCCAGATCTGCTAAATCCCATTCGGATATTCTGGGATAAAGTGGGTAAAATTCTGGGATATCTAAATTCTATAATCATATTGTCGATTGTGTTTTTTATTCTCTTAACTCCGATTGGCCTTCTGATCAGTCTGCTTAAAAAAAAGGGGATTGAAACGAAATGGCAAAAGGAAAGCCTAAGTTACTGGCAGGCTTCAGAACAACCGGAAAAAGATTCATTCAGGCGACAATTTTAG
- a CDS encoding glycoside hydrolase family 43 protein, protein MIFYFDMKYTRIAINIALIIFFSFNCQLTVSAQKHNRGLESDYQGYLFAYFTGNQKSEEAIRFAISTDGYHYFALNHNEPVVNSSVISETGGVRDPHILRCADGKTFYMVATDMVSDKGWNSNRGLVLLKSKDLIHWSSSYINFQKRFPNQDSLLRVWAPQTIYDDVVKKYMVYFSLKQGSNPDKIYYIYANKEFTDFEGEPKQLFFSPDSAACIDGDIEKKDDTYYLFFKTEDRMPGIKIAVSKSLTGGYSLQSDKYVQQTTKPVEGAGTFKLNDGTGFILMYDMYTSGLYQFTKSTDLKNFKVIDEEVSMNFKPRHGTVMPVTLSESKKLISRYMTADAVLQTVKGKGLAGNQLVIDTVKKTVYMPLTPGLNPKLFKPQFVSLPGVSVTPCKKVDFSKGVVPYHITIVGHKSVIYKLSTNSL, encoded by the coding sequence ATGATTTTTTATTTTGATATGAAATACACAAGAATTGCGATAAATATTGCCTTAATAATTTTTTTCTCGTTCAATTGTCAATTAACAGTTTCAGCGCAAAAACACAATCGGGGTCTTGAATCAGACTACCAAGGTTACCTGTTTGCATATTTTACCGGAAATCAAAAAAGTGAGGAGGCCATCCGATTCGCAATCAGCACGGATGGATACCATTATTTTGCATTAAATCATAACGAACCGGTTGTAAATAGTTCAGTTATTAGTGAAACCGGCGGTGTTCGGGATCCCCATATACTGCGATGCGCCGACGGGAAAACATTTTATATGGTTGCAACAGATATGGTTTCTGATAAGGGATGGAATTCTAACCGTGGATTGGTGCTACTTAAATCAAAAGATTTGATTCATTGGTCTTCCTCATATATTAATTTTCAAAAACGTTTTCCGAATCAGGATAGTCTTTTGCGCGTGTGGGCGCCACAAACCATCTACGATGATGTTGTTAAAAAATATATGGTTTACTTTTCTTTAAAACAGGGCAGTAATCCCGATAAGATCTATTATATATATGCCAATAAAGAGTTTACAGATTTTGAAGGTGAGCCTAAGCAGTTATTCTTTAGTCCAGACAGCGCCGCTTGTATAGATGGCGATATAGAGAAGAAAGATGATACTTATTATTTGTTCTTTAAAACAGAAGATAGGATGCCGGGAATTAAAATTGCCGTTTCCAAAAGCTTAACCGGTGGTTATTCGCTTCAAAGTGATAAATATGTTCAACAAACTACAAAGCCGGTTGAAGGGGCGGGCACATTTAAATTGAACGATGGCACCGGGTTTATCCTGATGTATGATATGTACACCAGTGGCCTTTACCAATTTACAAAATCAACTGATCTTAAAAATTTTAAGGTAATAGATGAAGAAGTATCTATGAATTTTAAGCCGCGACACGGTACAGTTATGCCGGTTACCTTAAGTGAAAGTAAAAAGCTTATTAGTCGCTACATGACTGCGGATGCTGTTCTTCAAACTGTTAAGGGGAAGGGATTAGCCGGTAATCAATTAGTAATTGATACGGTTAAAAAGACGGTTTATATGCCGTTAACGCCAGGTTTAAACCCCAAGCTTTTTAAACCTCAATTTGTTAGTTTACCTGGCGTATCTGTAACGCCATGTAAAAAGGTGGATTTTTCTAAAGGCGTTGTGCCATATCACATTACAATTGTTGGGCATAAGTCGGTAATTTATAAATTATCGACAAACTCATTATAG
- a CDS encoding LytR/AlgR family response regulator transcription factor: MIKTIIIDDEQHCIDTLSIQLQEYCPDIKLTGTFRSGKAGLDAIETLKPDLIFTDIEMPQMNGFQMLEKVKNINFSVIFTTSFDQYAIRAIKFSALDYLLKPVDPKELIASVHKVKLQVNRPPAAQFDLLFKRFQHNPNSFNKIAIPTSHGFELIAVAEIIYCEADDNYTLLFLKDKRKITATRTFKEVEEQLNEFSHFERVHHSFMVNMNEINRYVRGEGGYLVMSDGSVVNVSRSRKDGLLKRF, translated from the coding sequence ATGATTAAAACCATTATTATCGACGACGAGCAACATTGCATTGATACGCTCAGCATACAGTTACAGGAATATTGTCCTGACATCAAGCTGACCGGGACATTCAGATCTGGAAAGGCGGGCCTGGATGCCATTGAAACACTAAAACCAGACCTGATTTTTACCGACATCGAAATGCCTCAAATGAACGGTTTCCAAATGCTGGAAAAGGTCAAAAATATCAATTTTTCTGTCATCTTCACTACCAGTTTTGACCAGTATGCCATTAGGGCCATTAAATTCAGTGCATTGGACTATTTGCTCAAACCTGTCGATCCAAAGGAATTGATCGCATCTGTTCATAAGGTGAAACTACAGGTTAACAGGCCACCGGCCGCACAGTTTGACCTCCTTTTTAAACGTTTTCAGCACAATCCTAATTCATTTAATAAAATCGCTATCCCCACTTCACACGGATTTGAGTTAATTGCCGTTGCGGAGATTATTTATTGTGAGGCGGACGATAATTACACACTTTTGTTCCTTAAAGACAAGAGAAAAATAACCGCTACCCGAACCTTTAAAGAGGTTGAAGAACAGTTGAATGAATTTTCTCATTTTGAGCGCGTGCATCACTCCTTTATGGTAAATATGAACGAAATCAATCGTTATGTCCGCGGCGAGGGTGGGTATCTTGTGATGAGCGATGGGTCCGTTGTTAATGTTTCCCGCAGCCGGAAGGATGGATTGTTAAAACGATTTTGA